In Kitasatospora sp. NA04385, a single genomic region encodes these proteins:
- a CDS encoding helix-turn-helix transcriptional regulator, with protein MAELAAAGVTNRVVAQQLFITPKTVEVHLSRIYRKLGIAARTQLAAALRG; from the coding sequence GTGGCCGAGCTGGCGGCGGCGGGGGTGACCAACCGGGTCGTCGCGCAGCAGCTGTTCATCACGCCGAAGACGGTCGAGGTCCACCTGTCGCGGATCTACCGCAAGCTCGGCATCGCGGCCCGCACCCAGCTCGCGGCCGCCCTGCGCGGCTGA
- a CDS encoding family 16 glycosylhydrolase, translated as MTAGQIRSLRRRSLAGSLCLAAALGLLSAGGAASAADAAPCVNPTGVTYPLPCLKQVFADDFDGTSLDPAKWNVRQTSWSNDSNVSVGGGKLSIDMKRVGPSAGKDGFRGGGISSKQRFGYGYYEITATLPQLTPGWHPAFWTQMWDGAEGRPVYDRPFTELDVFEVQSVAPHGTVPAGTKLDGGVITWNNNTSGNDIKNSEFKPRFPWKKADGTPLWNEQHRYGLYYTPTALTYVLDGKPIGTVPNPVQDPMPGTASYPAAAYNSPMSIWISAVLTTPAYIGADVPVGTSFGKYQVDRVAYYAPDGQVPPVNDPTPLPDAFTTVTEDFADGAARWWKKPGSTWSTVPVGTGRGLRHPSAQGDAIALLGQPVADPPLPNTLPFAPDWTNVAVEADVTLDGTGQGAGLMARAKDDQNYYYLQLLPAKQQVALVRKADGVSTVLATAPAAVSPGTAYRLKLTVKDNTLTGSVDGVQKLTADDFAFGTGRVGLKGYQQAFTVSGLKVTALG; from the coding sequence ATGACTGCTGGCCAGATCAGAAGCCTGCGTCGCCGCTCCCTCGCCGGTTCCCTCTGCCTCGCCGCCGCCCTCGGCCTGCTCAGCGCCGGCGGAGCGGCGAGCGCCGCGGACGCCGCGCCCTGCGTCAACCCGACCGGCGTGACCTACCCGCTGCCGTGCCTGAAGCAGGTGTTCGCCGACGACTTCGACGGCACCTCGCTCGACCCCGCGAAGTGGAACGTCCGGCAGACCTCCTGGTCGAACGACTCCAACGTCTCGGTGGGCGGCGGCAAGCTGAGCATCGACATGAAGCGGGTCGGCCCGTCCGCCGGGAAGGACGGCTTCCGCGGCGGCGGCATCTCCTCCAAGCAGCGCTTCGGCTACGGCTACTACGAGATCACCGCGACCCTCCCGCAGCTCACCCCCGGCTGGCATCCGGCATTCTGGACCCAGATGTGGGACGGCGCCGAGGGCCGCCCGGTGTACGACCGGCCGTTCACCGAACTCGACGTGTTCGAGGTGCAGTCGGTGGCGCCGCACGGCACCGTCCCGGCCGGCACGAAGCTCGACGGCGGCGTCATCACCTGGAACAACAACACCTCCGGGAACGACATCAAGAACTCCGAGTTCAAGCCGCGCTTCCCCTGGAAGAAGGCCGACGGCACGCCGCTGTGGAACGAGCAGCACCGCTACGGCCTCTACTACACGCCCACCGCGCTGACGTACGTGCTGGACGGCAAGCCGATCGGCACCGTGCCCAACCCGGTCCAGGACCCGATGCCGGGCACCGCGAGCTACCCGGCCGCGGCCTACAACTCGCCGATGTCGATCTGGATCTCGGCGGTGCTGACCACGCCCGCCTACATCGGCGCGGACGTCCCGGTGGGCACCAGCTTCGGGAAGTACCAGGTGGACCGGGTCGCCTACTACGCGCCCGACGGGCAGGTCCCGCCGGTGAACGACCCGACGCCGCTGCCGGACGCGTTCACCACCGTCACGGAGGACTTCGCCGACGGGGCGGCCCGGTGGTGGAAGAAGCCCGGCTCGACCTGGTCCACCGTCCCGGTCGGCACCGGCCGGGGCCTGCGCCACCCCTCGGCGCAGGGTGACGCGATCGCCCTGCTCGGGCAGCCCGTCGCCGACCCGCCGCTGCCCAACACCCTGCCCTTCGCGCCGGACTGGACCAACGTCGCGGTGGAGGCCGACGTCACGCTCGACGGCACCGGCCAGGGCGCCGGGCTGATGGCCCGCGCCAAGGACGACCAGAACTACTACTACCTGCAGCTGCTGCCCGCCAAGCAGCAGGTGGCGCTGGTGCGCAAGGCTGACGGCGTCTCCACCGTGCTCGCCACCGCCCCGGCCGCCGTCAGCCCCGGCACGGCGTACCGGTTGAAGCTGACCGTGAAGGACAACACCCTGACCGGCTCGGTCGACGGCGTGCAGAAGCTCACCGCGGACGACTTCGCGTTCGGCACCGGCCGCGTCGGCCTCAAGGGCTACCAGCAGGCGTTCACCGTCTCCGGCCTGAAGGTCACCGCGCTCGGCTGA
- a CDS encoding AAA family ATPase gives MSAEPGPPPAAAEDAVLLERGREAAALDALVAAPVRGEGTAVLLEGVAGIGKSALLAYARARGRATGLRVLTARATELETSFAFGVVRQLLEPLLAGAAPEQRSALLAGPAVAAAAVLGSAPDGGSQGAPAPPAIGDFAALNGLLWLVANAAEERPLLLAVDDLHWCDPASLRWLAFLLPRLAELRVALVAAVRSDEGGDSRSLLNQVATDPALAVLRPRPLGPAATTEFLSRALSRDGIDPAFVRACYHATAGNPLLLRELARAVREQGLPADAAHAGYVVDLGPHAVARLVELRLDRLGPRARRLAAALAVLGDDAPLADAAALAASSPAPRCTAWTRSAAPAPSATRWTRTGTARAGCGTSTR, from the coding sequence GTGAGCGCCGAACCCGGTCCGCCCCCGGCCGCCGCGGAGGACGCGGTCCTGCTGGAACGCGGCCGCGAGGCGGCCGCCCTCGACGCGCTGGTCGCCGCGCCGGTGCGGGGCGAGGGGACGGCCGTCCTGCTGGAGGGCGTGGCGGGCATCGGCAAGAGCGCGCTGCTGGCGTACGCCCGGGCCCGCGGCCGGGCGACCGGGCTGCGGGTGCTCACCGCGCGGGCCACCGAACTGGAGACCAGCTTCGCCTTCGGCGTGGTGCGCCAGCTCCTCGAACCCCTGCTCGCCGGGGCGGCTCCCGAGCAGCGCTCGGCCCTGCTGGCCGGGCCCGCGGTGGCCGCCGCCGCGGTCCTCGGGTCCGCTCCGGACGGGGGCTCCCAGGGCGCGCCGGCGCCACCGGCGATCGGTGACTTCGCCGCGCTGAACGGCCTGTTGTGGCTCGTCGCGAACGCGGCCGAGGAGCGGCCGCTGCTGCTCGCCGTCGACGACCTGCACTGGTGCGACCCGGCCTCGCTGCGCTGGCTGGCGTTCCTGCTGCCGCGGCTGGCCGAGCTGCGCGTCGCGCTGGTCGCCGCCGTGCGCAGCGACGAGGGCGGCGACAGCCGGTCGCTGCTCAACCAGGTCGCCACCGACCCCGCCCTCGCCGTGCTGCGCCCGCGCCCGCTCGGACCGGCCGCCACCACGGAGTTCCTGTCCCGGGCGCTGTCCCGGGACGGCATCGACCCCGCGTTCGTCCGGGCCTGCTACCACGCCACCGCGGGCAACCCCCTGCTGCTGCGCGAGCTGGCCCGCGCCGTCCGCGAACAGGGCCTGCCGGCCGACGCGGCCCACGCCGGGTACGTGGTGGACCTCGGGCCCCACGCGGTGGCCCGGCTGGTCGAGCTCCGGCTGGACCGCCTCGGGCCGCGGGCGCGCCGGCTGGCCGCGGCCCTCGCCGTCCTCGGCGACGACGCCCCGCTGGCCGACGCGGCCGCACTGGCCGCGTCGAGCCCGGCACCGCGCTGCACTGCCTGGACGAGATCGGCCGCCCCGGCACCGTCCGCGACGCGGTGGACCCGGACGGGCACGGCCCGCGCCGGGTGCGGTACGTCCACCCGCTGA